The Schistocerca gregaria isolate iqSchGreg1 chromosome X, iqSchGreg1.2, whole genome shotgun sequence nucleotide sequence ttgcagggcgagctggaattccaaaaccattcatcagtgatgcaaatgcccgtaattaGAAAACGTTGTTCCGAAGTcatgaaacctggactgtggagcaactgaagaaagtcatttggtcacatgagtcttgtttcacactgtttccaacttctcacCCAGTTGCCGTCCCAAGACTGAAACATAGCGGTGTTCGTTGATTTTTTTTGGCTTCCATATCGTAGTATTCcacgggccccatggttactctgcagggtCGCATTACAGCCAAGAAGTAAGTGACCATTTTTGATGATCAGGTCTATCCCATCCAGAATGTTTGTTCCCTAAAGGTGTTGTTGTGTTGCAAGACGACATTGCCCTCGTTCACTCATCTCGCGTCGTTCAGGACTAGCTTTTTGAACTCAAGGGTATATTGTTGCCCCTCCCCTGGCCTCCACAGTAACAAGATCTCAGTATTATCTaccttttgtggtctactttggacagaaggaaccgtgatcgctatccaccgaaATCGGCGGTGCCTGATCTCGTCACTATTTCGCAGGTAATAGTGGTATAAGATTATCTTGAAACCATGCAGGAGCCTTATTTATGCATTCAGAGAGAGCTGGAAACTTTTATACGCCAGAGGCTTTCTTACACCGCATTAGGCACGGTtttgttttttccatattttcacCGCTGTATTTCATCAATATCATAGATGTAATTTCTGTCAAAATATGGTCAGTGCAAGAAACTGCAGTAATTTGAACCAGGTGTAATTGTAGAGACCTTTAAGTTTGAGTGCTGTATCAGAGACATTTTACATGTGTCCTCGCCCTTCGCGAAGGACGTTATTGTCAACCGGAAGCGCCAGAAAGGCACTCACTCCAGTCATTGCTCTACTTGGCCTAAGAAAGTAATTGACAGTGTCCGCCATACTCTAAAGCATAGCGTACGTAGGAATAGTCATCCAAGTCAGTTAATAGAGAGAACTTGCAGCCATGTCTCCCCGTTCGGGCTTCAATCGGTACTTTTGATCAATGGTGTTGAGGATATTCTGTATTTATAAATACATTGTCAAAAATGCGACCCCAGCTTCCGTTCTCATACTATGAAAAACCTTTAGAATCAGATTATTCCTGTATGAAGATGTCAATGTTCTACCGCAAATCAACTATCTTTACATTGAAAGTTGAAGAAAGTCATGTAGAATTTCTGAAATGGCCTGCTTAATGCTACATTCTGATCCCCAGTGGTGTCTGAGATCAACCGCATTGCAATTCCGACTTCATCATGCCTGAACTTAGTGAAATCCCGGAGATTAAACACAATACTAGTAACAACAGTAAGTGGCACACACAATAAGTTGCATGTCTGGCACCTATGGAACGAATGATATTTGACAGCCATCGGCTTTCGACCACATAGTGTAAATCTGTTTTTGGCTCTGAAGAGGGTAAAGtcgatttcttgttgttgttgtggtcttcagtcctgagactagtttgatgcagctctccatgctattctatcttctgcaatcatcttcatctcccagtacctactgcaacctacatccttctgtatctgtttagtgtattcatctcttggtctccctctacgacttttaccctccacgctgccctccaatattaaattggcgatcccttgatgcctcagaacatgtcctaccaaccgataccttcttctagttaagttgtgccacaaacttctcttctccccaaccctattcagtaccttctcagtagttatatgatctacccatctaatcttcagcactcttctgtagcaccgcttttcgaaagcaaatactttcagaaacgacttcctgacacttaaatctatactcgatgttaacaaatttctcttcttcagaaacgcttttcttgccattgccagtctacattttatatcatctctacttcgaccatcatcagttattttgctccccaagtagcaaaactccttcactactgtaagtgtctcaattcctaatctaattccttcagcatcacccgacttagttcgactacattccattatcctcgttttgcttttgttgatgttcatcttataccctcctttcaagacactttccattccgttcaactgctcttccaagtcctttgctatctctgacacaattacaatgtcatcggcgaacctcaatgtttttatttcttctccatggattataatacctactccgaatttttcttttgtttccttcactgcttgcttaatatacagattgaataacatcggggagaggctacaaccctgtctcactcccttcccagctactgctttcctttcatgtccctcgactcttataactgccattcttTCTTATTCGATATGTAATAGATAGGTGCTTTTGTATGGCAAGAGCTACAATTGGAGTTGACAGGCGGTTCAGACCGCCATAAAAGGGCTTAGAAGTATTCGTGATgttattgtaaaaataaaattaaggaaaaCCGAACAACGTCTGGCGCTCTGAGAATTTCGCACAGACTTAATTGTGTATACAGTTAGTTCATCTCCAGATTTTGATAAGTGCGTTTGTGAATATTGAAATATGTTACGTAAATGGCACTATCTTTTGGTGTCATTtactcaaaaattaaattttttacaccgcctaGGGTGTAACTTGACATGAATTTGAGCAAGATATTttgacccattcctgagaaaaaggggtattAATCAGATGGACAACGAAGTGTTCATAAGAGAGTtccgattttgaaacttcctgacagattaaaactgtgtgccggaccgagactcgaactcgggacctttgcctttcgctggcaaggcaaaggtcccgagttcgagtctcggtccggcacacagttttaatcttctaggaagtttcatataagagcacactacgctgcagagtgaaaatctcattctggagttccgATTTTGCTGATTGGGGTAGGGAACTCTAAGAAATACCAATGTAGCTACACATATCTGCTAAATCTGTCCTAAGAGTGTTCCGCCGTTAATGGAAATAATTTGTACGTGTCTTGTtaaagtattttcattgttttgtttataatctgcatacaaataaaaataacacaaagtaaatcacaaaactgttttactgaaatcacaaaactgttttactgtcagTCTTAAAGAGAAATGAATCGCTattttagtaaaaaaataaaatgtgattACATATTTTGGCACCTTAGAGGAAGCAAGTAaacaattttacagttttattataaaACTGTTTATGAGTATCAGATGTCTAGTAACATCACATGTGCAGTGTGTATGATATGTGAGAATAGAGGCTACTGTCGACTGGAAGCTGCCTGGGGGAAAGTGCGTCTCTGAGGTTGTATCTGCTGAGGCTCCTGCGTCTGTGTCTGCACAGACTGCTGCGTCTGCGTCTGCGGCTGTGTCTGCGTCTGCGGCTGCGTCTGCGCCTGCGGCTGCTCGGGCTGCTGCGTCTGCGTCTGAGGACGCTGCGTCTGCGGTCGAGACCCGGCCTGAGGCTGCGGTCGTCCGATGTGCTGCTGGATCTGGTCCCTGCAGAGCAAGCGTCCCCAAAGTTAGCTAAAATATCTATTTACCCGCAGTTTATTCCATGACGTTTCGGAATTGCTACGATATTTCGACTGataaccattcagccatcttcaggtgggtGTTTTGTATTGGAGATTGTTAGTTCACATGGCtaactttacaaaaaaaatggtgcgCAAAGGCAGACGGTACATGACTGACCTCTTTTGAGTTTCGAGCCCTCTTCGAATATTGCTCCCTCAATTGTACGCAGGTGCATGCGCAAAGTGATACTACGTACGCGCTCTCTGTCGAAATCAGGGCTGCGGAGCTAAAATTCAGATTATTAATTCAACATCTGAATTATAGAGGGCGCGAAACTCGACAGACGTCACTCACGTAGCAGCTGCCTTCGAGCATGTGTCTCCATGGCCAGTTTTTTGTTTGAAGTTAGCGATTTGAACTAGCGATCTCCAGTgcaaacactcacctgaagatggatgAATGGGTGTCATCCGGCTGCAATCCTGAAACTCCTTAAGCcaagaaaatttcaagaatcgTGCCCGCAGTTTGTCTTGAAAACCAGAATGGCCTTTCTCACTGGAATCAGTCGCTATTGAAATATTCGCACCTTTACGatagaatgcaaataataatcaaAAAATACCGCCGGAACAAAAAAATTGCTTTTAGAAGTCCTGAATAAAAGGACCAAAGATTATccgttaaatgaaacaataaatcaACTAAAATTTTCCGGTATAGGACATGTGCAACAGCTAAGGACCATAGGCAATGtggtgaaaaaaaattaatttcatttctgttatGGAACCATTATCAGAACCTCTAAAAACAAAGCACAAGACAGGGACAGTAATGAAATTCCATAAGAATTTGGTTGTCACAATACGAAATATGAACGCTAATGTTGAGTCCTTACGAATAAATAAGGAAGTGGAATACACAGGTAACAAAAGGGATTTCTTACAAGAGGAAAAGATTGTACGAGTACATACAGGATTATCAGCCACTAAAAACAAACTACACGTATGCGTTCTCAGTGAAATAACGAACCAAAatagtttgaagtggaatgaacatgtgTCAAGAGATGACACTGAAAGAGTACCCCTAAAACTTAACAATTAGAAATACAGAAGTAGAATAGGAGTATACACACTACATTTGACAGCCACCAAGACGTGAGTGACGACCCATACGGCGCAAAGACTGAGACACAGGATTCGCATTCAGAAGGAGCAGGCGGCAAATACCCTTCTGGCCATATTAATTTACGTTTCGTATTGTTAACCAAAATTGCTTAAGGTGAATGTCGAGAGAGATTCTTTGTAAAGAAAGAAtacagcagatttccttccccacccttgaccAATCCGACATTGCACTCCGCatctaatgacttcgtcgtcgactATATATTACCTCCAACCGTCTTTGTTGCTTCATTTCTTTACAACGAAAATAGCCCGTGCAATGATTGAGTAAAACTTGAGAACCATGTGAAAGGTACAGTTATGGAATATTGGTTGCGGTGCAAAAACGTCAGACAGTGCAAAAACGATAGTATGGAACTGGAAAGTACATCATCACATTTTTgggaagacaaaaaaaaagagagcTAAAACGTCTTGTATTGGTGCAAGAAGAGAGAGACGTACGGGCGAAAATACGGAAGATCTAAAAGAGGACACATGAAGGTCGCAAATGAAAAGCAAAAAAGATATACGAAGAAAGAATTTAGAGAAGAAATGGCGAACTTCAAAAATACTTCCTACTCTCTCTCCAAAAACGTCACAGCGAGTTCCTCTTGAACTACTGGCTTTCATGAGTAAAAATGAAAAATCAtaaaatcataaataaataaacgttcTGAGAAAAAAATCAGGACACCAATTACTGGACATTAATACGTTATGTGTCCACCTTTCGCTTTCACGAcgtcttgaactctgctgaggacactgTCAGTGaaatgtctgaatgtctatggaggaatagtggcccattctttctcaagagcggaaaccagagaaggtagataTGTTGGAAGCTGGGGTCTGGAATGGAGTCAATGCGCAAGTTATCCCAAATGTGTTCAGTTGGGTTCAAGTTAGGACTCTGAttaagccagtccatttcaggaaagttattTTCCATAAACCATTGTCCCACGGATAATTCTTTATTATAGGGTGTTTAGTCAAGTCGATATAAAAAATGATCGTTTCTGAAATCATGCTCTACTGTAGTTAGTACACAATGTTGTAGACTGTATtagtatccttccgcatttagtgtttcTTAATCGAAATAAGTGGATCACACTGTAACCGCGGAAGAAGGACTCATACCGTAacgccacctcctccgtactttactgttggcgCTGCACATGATGACAGTTAACGTTCTACAGACTTTCGTCGAATCCAGACCCTTCCACTGGCTTGCCGCAGGGTTTAGAGTAatttccaaatcactcgtttccattcatccactgtccagtggcgtcgctgtttGCACCACCTTAAGCTTCACTTAGCGCTGACCTTAGAAATGTATGGTTTATGAGGAGCTGTCCGATCACTGTAACCTATTCCTTTGAACTTTGCAAGCACAGTCATTGTGgtatctggactgctggtagcgcttTGGAACTCGTGAATGATTCCTACCgctgatttcatgagatttttaCAGCTACCCTCTGCAATGTTCGACAGCCCCTGTCCAACAACACATGAGATCTACCTGGTATTGGTGTAGTTGTGgtagttccttcacgtttccacttcaaagcCACGTCACCAACAGTTGACCTGGGTAGATTCATAATGGTTGAAATTTTCCTGACTGATTTGTTAGTCAGGTGAcattcaatgactagtccacgttcgaagtcaactGAACTCTCCTGACCAACTCATTCTGTTATTACTGTTTCTCTACGAACAGCACAACGATCCTCACCTCCTGTTATATTGGTATGTCCGCCTCCCGTGACGTGTAGTTGTCAATACCGCATTACATAGAAATGTCCTGATACTTTTCATCATAGATTGTATAGTGTACTGGACGTTATATGAGACATCTCGGGAAACCAAGTTACAGAAAGTGCTTTTAAGAAGTTAATCTTTCCCACAGTTAATTATCATTGCTTTCTATGCACCATAAACTAGTTTTATACACATAAAAATGTTGTCACTTGGTCCTTGTAGTTCTCATCCACCTTATAACGTTGGTCACGAAAGAACTTCCGAGAGGAAGAGATAACTGCCACTTTGTATTCACTCAAGGTTGTAGAGGAATTCTTGCTCTTTTTTTCAGCAGTTAATACCCAATTTTTCCGCCTCGCCATCTTAGTCTGCATTTATGTTTCGTGTCAACTTCAAATCCATTCCATCACTTTAGGTGGTCGAGTAGCTTGTGTGAGTAGTTTAGAAACAGAAATTAGTTCCATAGTAACAGTAGGTTGTTCATTATAGCTGCCATTGTCTTACCGACGGACGAAGGAAGCCAGGAGCAGCATACTATGTCGCAAATATAGCGCTGCAGTAtagtacttttcagtacgccccgcAAGTGTAAGATGGACCGAGAGTTGGAGCTACGTACCTGTTGACGAACCAGAAGGGCTGACGGTCAGCCGGCCAGGCGGAGACGACCGATGCGACGTCCTCTTCGGGTGAGAGTGTGCTGGTGGGTTCCAGGCCCACGCGGTTGTCGAGCCCGACGTCAGTCGTGAACTGCGGCAGAGGGCCGGGGTACGACCACCCACTTCCCGCGTACGACGGTTTGTACTGCGGCATCGCCGCTCCCACCAGCGACAGCACTAGCACTGTTCTCAGGGCCGACTGTGCAAATGGAGAAAAAGACTGACAATCGGAGACCACAGAAAATAACTCAGACCTTATGGTGGGAAACTGATGAGGCGACAGGCATTTGATCTGTCATGTAACATGCTGCGGTGCGTGCTCACTGAGATACTGAAGAAGTGGACATAGTATATGGTAGTCACGTAGCTCATATGGCCCCAGTCATCCATACTTTGATTATGAAGCAATTAAATAAACGGCCAGACAGACAAATACAATGGTCTGTTGCCTTAGTTGTCGGTGAACTCCTGGAGTATACGGAAGTGGTCCAATGTATCTCTCGACAAACATCAGGAAAGAAAAGTTTCATGTTACAAAATCATACAACCAGGAATTATCATCACAACTAAGACATACGAATGTTGCATATGCAGAATCCGAACAGACTGGGACATCGAGAACGAGATAGATGCACCAGCATTGATCATCCAGAGTTATTTTTTTTGGCGATTGAATCGCAGGCggctaagatggttcaaatggttcaaatggttcaaatggctctgagcactatgggacttctgaggtcatcagtccactataacttaaaactactgaaacctaactaacctaaggacatcacacacatccatgcccgaggcaggattcgaacctgcgaccgtagtggtcgcgcggttccagactgtagcgcctagaaccgctcggcaactgcggCCGGTAGCTCGCGTCAGTTAGCGAGACCTGGCGGCGTAAGGTAGAACGGAAATGTGCACGCTTTTGTCGTCCATTTGTGATGCTGTTCCCGAAGCTTTCTGACCACAAATGTTACTTTCGTACAGAGTTACATTCTTGCTCTTGGTTTTTCCCTCGGTTTCCTATTGTGGCtttaacattttggtttactcTCGGTTTTCCCTGTCGACTGGACGTAAAACGTTATCTTCCTCCCTCCGTCAGTTTGTCCTTTCGAATGCGTTACGGTTTCTGTCGTCGACGACCACTCGGTCCTTTAGAATTTTCTCCGTTTTCTCAGTAACCAGGTCGTGGCACTTGCAAAACATTAATCTAGAGATTTTACTGCTGGTGCCGTCTTGGAGTGCTTCGCAAAAGTGGAAGTTTTGTAGAACGAGTGACTGCACGAGCTGTTTCACATCCTGTGGAAATGTATTCCGAAACTCCTGGAGGGCAAAGAGGTACACACTTAACGACAGCATTTTATGTCTGGTTGACGTTACGTTTAATCTAAATAATTCACAGTTTTCTGATATGTTATAGAGGATAATAATTCATGAAAAACAGGACTAATTAACTTCTGATGACGTATTAAAATTCTTGAGACTTCTCCCCCTTGAATTTAAATCCCAAGTTATGCGGCAAACTGAACACGACTTGGGAGCCATCTGGACGATGACAGTATAAATgttttcaggtctgacgcttaagaAACAATTGAGGTCAGCGGGACTGCAAGCACGTTTACAGGCGCGCGCAACCGACGACATGTCATTGACGTAAAGGAAATCAATAGCGGGCCCTGGACTggcccctgtggcactcctgagaTAATTTGCTTCACGGACAATTTTTCATTTCCACATATAAAACGCTGACGTCTGTTTCTTAAGTAGCTTCCTAACAACTAAAGTTCACTACATAAAAATTTTAGCACTTGTACTTTTGTGGACAGTAACTGTAAGTTGACTGCATTAAATGTTTTGCTGAAGTCTAGTACAGTCAATATTGTAGTCACTTGGTTATCCACGACATATTTGAGGTCTTCAGTAATGCCGTTATTGTAGCCTCATGGTTGTGTACGGGACATTTTATGCGTCTGTTATCTTAACTAGTGCAATATTCGTGCCTACAGTGTTGATGAGAACCGAACTGATATTTAGCTGAATATGACAAAGCTTTCAGTTTGTTGACCATTGACAATATGTCCCAGGGCATAGGATACTGCTGTAAGATGTCGATTAACTGGTaaccgcaaggtgactgttgatctTCCTTCTTACGGACAGGTCGGACTATACTCCGCTTCCGTTGAATGGGATGTTACCGAATCACGTGGGATAAATTAACTATGTCTGTCACTACTCGTACCGTGACCTCTGCGACATTCTTGAACATGGTTATGCTGATACCGTGACTACCTGTCGCTCCAGGAGGAATTATAATCATTGCTTATATCTTTGCATATTTTAACGAGTAAGGTGGAAAGAGTCTGTGGTAGATATGTGTGCTGGAACCTCTGATAGGTGACTGTTTATTGCAGCATGTTGATGTAAGATTCAGGGCGCAAAGAATCGTAGGTGGATGAATTAAGTCCTGAGCACATTCAGTGTGGTTTGTTGCGCATCAAAGTATACTTACATATTTAAGTTAAGGCATATTTAAGAGGCACAAAATAATCCCGGCACAGCTATAAAAGCTGCCTTGTCAGATCTTTGATATGTGTCTCAGTAATACAAGTATAAGGTGTAAGAAAAACCAGTCACGTATTCTAAGTGATAGTTAACGGTGTGTGACGTCGCTCCGCTAGTGGCGTAAAGAATATTTGAATTGTGATACCCTCTCTTATCACTACAGGATGTGCCACAGTTGTGCATGATATTGATCAGATCGTCTAAAATTGCTTGCGGTGGGGCCTGCCGTTGGTGGACAAGCGATCTCTGAAGTTCAGCATATCGGTCTCTTAATCACAATTTTAGCAGCAATTTAAATTGTCTGAAAGACGCTTCACACGAACATACTGCTAGGCGCAGCTGTCGATACCGCGGCCTCCAGATATATCCATAGTCCTAAACAATGATTTTTCACCTGGGGCTTCAATCAGATTTGCATGTTCACCGAACTAGAAAAATTCCTCGATACTTCTAGTTTGCATTACACATCGATGAACAGATATAGTATAGTCAACATAATATGTGGCCTAGTTAACAGCTGAGCAAACGTTTTTCGAAATATTAATGGCGTCCATTTAAAAGGACCTCGAAAAGCAAGTACGATCACGATACGACTCCAGAAACAGTTCAGcgttttttatgtgaaaaagttGCAGTCACAGCTTGGAGTATTAACTCATGTGCCATATTATTTACAGAAACTTTATTGTAGAACAGAGTTATCAGATGAGAGTAAAATGAGCTTCTTGCGGACCTAATGCTTCAAATATTCATTATTCATTG carries:
- the LOC126299374 gene encoding uncharacterized protein LOC126299374, translated to MMSALRTVLVLSLVGAAMPQYKPSYAGSGWSYPGPLPQFTTDVGLDNRVGLEPTSTLSPEEDVASVVSAWPADRQPFWFVNRDQIQQHIGRPQPQAGSRPQTQRPQTQTQQPEQPQAQTQPQTQTQPQTQTQQSVQTQTQEPQQIQPQRRTFPQAASSRQ